The following is a genomic window from Bacteroidia bacterium.
CACATTGGTTGAACAGGCACACCGTAGCACCTTGAAGTACACAATCTGGACCTCTATTTCATGGTTGCCAAGCTCAGTGTCTATATGTTGATGTGCATGTGCCTGTGGACGAGGGCATATGCCCAGGTCGTGACGTCAAACAATGGGTACAATCCACCCCCGTTCACCTACTCGATAGTACCTTCCTTCGATCTGACCGCGAACACGACTGTTTCGAAAACCAGAGAAATATACAATCTGCAGCTCGGTGGCAAATTCAAGGCGGATTTATCATACAATGTTGGCCGAGTCAATATCCGAACCCTTATCGATGCGCGCCTGGCCCAGAAGGTAAACTCCGACCGTATTCCGGAGCGTACCGATGACGATTTTGTGATGTCGGTGATCCCTTCCTTTCGTCTGTATGCGGACCGAATTCTGACGCTTGCGCTGGACATGACGATGCAGACACAGATGACCAATACCGTGGTGGACGAGAATTACAGCAAGAGGTTTTTGGATCCCGTGTTTTTCTACCAGACGCTGTATCTGGGCCATCAGTACGAGTGGAAATCGCAGGACAAGAAGGATTATTTCCTCTTCCGCCACGGACTGGGGTATGCCTTGCAGCAGACCTCCTATTCGCGATTTGTCCTTACCTCCGACCGCCTGGGCGACAGAATCGGCTCGCAAAATCCCCTGACGGAAATCCAACGCAAGGGGGGGCTCAAGTTGGAATCGGGTGTCAGTTATCTTGCGGGACTGGACTACCGAAGCGATCTGGCGGATGACCTGAAATTTCGATTCGAGAGTTTCGGTGTGATGCTCTCCAAAACGGGATTCATCGGGGATCCCGCTGAATCCCGGGCGTACTTTAAAGTCAATCCCTCACTCACCTATAAGAATTACCTGAAACTCGAGTACCGCCTTGTAACGACCTACGACAAGAATTACTCCAAGCGGCGAAAGCTCATTCAGGAACTTACTATCGGCCTCACCTATGACTTGCATAATTAACCCGGCATGAAAGTACTGTGCCGCACATATTTCCGCTAATCAAGAGGAGTTCGTACATGACAAAATCCATTCAGCTCTTGCTGATCGCCGTGGCACTCGTTGCGGTGTTCACCGACTTCGGTAACGCACTGCGTACAAAGGCCAATGTTGAAGTTCAATTCAACGCGACGTGGACCCCTGATCCGACTCTGCCCAACGGCGGTGTGATCATCGGTCGCGGAGAGGGCAGCAGCGGTGTCATTACCGTGGATATCCCGCCACTCACCTCCGTGCCCGAGACCCCGGTGCAACTGACCTGGGAGAGCGTGACCTCCATGGACATCACCGTGATCAACGAGAACGGAGTGCAAATGCATTTCGGAAACCGCGCAATCAAGCCCTCGGCATATCTCATCGAATTCACCCATGACTGGGGGAATGATGTTGTCGTGAGCTACCAGCTGCGCAACAACTACGAAGGGAACTAACGGACGCTCCCGTCCGCGAGCCCTGGACGAAACAGTGCACGGTGCATCCAGTATGCACCGTGCATCATTATTTCCGGGGCAACAGATCAGATATGTTCGAGCTATCGGTAGCCCGTATCAGCTGTCGTGCGCCACGTGTTGCTACTCCGTTGACGCGCAGAACAACGGCGTGGGTTGCGTGAACAGTCATGCTTCGGTAGCTTTGCTTCAGGACTACGACGGTCCTGTCACGCAACTATACTGAGGCCAGCACCCATGCAGGATTATGAAAAACTCGGTTCCTTCTATTTGGGCCGTGTTCTTGACAACGACAGGCAGCCGGGAGGCGAACCGCTGCTCTACGATGCGAAGGACCTCGTCACCCATGCGATCTGCATTGGCATGACAGGCAGCGGTAAAACAGGTCTGTGCATCGGCTTGCTCGAAGAAGCCGCCATCGACAGCATCCCCGCGATCGTTATTGATCCGAAAGGGGACATCGGTAACCTCCTGCTGACATTTCCGGAAATGCGGGCGGAGGATTTTCGTCCCTGGATAGACGAACAGGAAGCCGCGCGTCAGGGGCTGGATCCCGAGGCTTTCGCGGAGAAAACCGCTGAACTCTGGAAAAAAGGACTTTCTTCGTGGCAGCAATCCACTGAGCGCATCGCGAATCTGCGTGCCGCGGCAGACCTCGCAATCTATACGCCGGGCAGTACCGCGGGGCTCTCCGTGAGTCTGCTGCGTTCTTTCGCCGCACCGGCAGAAGAGGAACGGACCGATGCCGATGCCATGCGGGACCGCATTCTCGGCGCCGTGTCAAGTCTCCTCGCACTCATCGGGATAGACGCCGATCCGGTACAGAGCAGGGAGCATATACTGTTATCGAATATCCTCGACCATGCCTGGCACGATGGCCGCGATTTGAGCATGGCAGATATTATCCGCGCGGTGATGACGCCCCCGTTCGCATCCCTCGGCGTTTTCGACATCGAATCGTTCTTTCCCGAGAAGGACCGTCGCACCTTTGCGATGCAACTCAACAATGTACTCGCCTCGCCATCGTTTGCCGCATGGATGGAAGGAGAGCCGCTTGACATCGAGCGCCTGCTCTATTTGAAAGACGGCCGGCCGCGCATCTCTATCATGTCCATCGCGCATCTTTCAGACGCCGAGCGCATGTTCTTCGTCACCATGCTGCTGAACGAAGTCATCTCCTGGATGCGCCGGCAGTCAGGAAGCAGCAGTCTGCGCGCAATTCTCTATATGGACGAGATCTTTGGCTACTTTCCGCCCTCTGCGACACCACCCTCCAAAAAACCCATGCTGACTCTGCTGAAGCAGGCGCGCGCTTTTGGCGTCGGTTGTGTGTTGGCAACGCAGAATCCGGTGGATCTCGATTACAAGGGTTTGGGAAACACCGGGACGTGGTTCATCGGGCGTCTCCAGACCGAACGCGACAAGCTTCGGCTGCTCGACGGGCTGGAGGGGGCGCTGGCTTCCGCGGGACAGACGTTCAACCGTTCCGAAATTGACATCATCCTTTCCGGGCTCGGGAAGCGTGTATTCCTGATGAATAACGTACATGACGATCACCCAGTGTTGTTCGAGACACGGTGGGCACTCTCCTACCTCCGCGGACCTTTATCGAAGTCGCATATCGAAGCATTGATGGCCGGGAAAAAAGCCGGTGAGAAAAGCGCAGCCGCCCCCGCGCGTACGCCCGGTGGTGTTACCGCCTCTGCACCCGTCGAAGCAACGCGAGCACACACAACAGCTGTCGCGGGTGCGGGAGTGCTCCCCGGCGCCCCGGAAATTCACTTCCCACCTGTCGCAACGCTCGCCGGGGATTATGAAATGCTGTTCAGACCGGCGCTGTATGCCAGAACCCGTCTGCACTACGTCCATACAAAATCGGGTGTGGACGAGTGGGAAGATCACGTCCTCCTTGCAACGGTTCCCGACACTACTGACTTCGTGACATGGGAAGAGACAGCTCTGTTCCATCCGGAAATCGAATTCATACCCAACGGTCCGGACACTGCCTATACCCGGGAAGCGATCCCGGATTCCGCCGCGTCCAGGACGAGCTTTTCCACGTGGAAAAAATCCCTCGCCGAATGGATTTACCGCGACTTTGAACGTACCGTCTGGCAATGTCCCGAATTGAAACTACTCTCTTCACCGCAGGAGACGGAAGGACAGTTTCGCGTACGCGTGCAACAGAGGTACCACGAACAGCGCGATACGGCGATGGAAAAACTTCGTTCGCGTTACGCACCGCGCTATGCGCGTGCACAGGAACGCATCCGTAAAGCGGAACAGCGTGTCGATCTGCAGGAGGCGCAATACCGGCAGCAGCAGGTATCAACGGCCGTTGATATCGGATCAACGCTTCTCGGAGCGCTGTTCGGGCGCCGCTCGGGTGTGTCCGGTATCGCCCGTCGGGCAGCAACAGGCGTCGGGAAGGCGAGTCGTGCGATGAACGAACGCGCGGATGTCACGCGCGCACAGGAGGATTTGCGGAGCGCGC
Proteins encoded in this region:
- a CDS encoding ATP-binding protein, whose product is MQDYEKLGSFYLGRVLDNDRQPGGEPLLYDAKDLVTHAICIGMTGSGKTGLCIGLLEEAAIDSIPAIVIDPKGDIGNLLLTFPEMRAEDFRPWIDEQEAARQGLDPEAFAEKTAELWKKGLSSWQQSTERIANLRAAADLAIYTPGSTAGLSVSLLRSFAAPAEEERTDADAMRDRILGAVSSLLALIGIDADPVQSREHILLSNILDHAWHDGRDLSMADIIRAVMTPPFASLGVFDIESFFPEKDRRTFAMQLNNVLASPSFAAWMEGEPLDIERLLYLKDGRPRISIMSIAHLSDAERMFFVTMLLNEVISWMRRQSGSSSLRAILYMDEIFGYFPPSATPPSKKPMLTLLKQARAFGVGCVLATQNPVDLDYKGLGNTGTWFIGRLQTERDKLRLLDGLEGALASAGQTFNRSEIDIILSGLGKRVFLMNNVHDDHPVLFETRWALSYLRGPLSKSHIEALMAGKKAGEKSAAAPARTPGGVTASAPVEATRAHTTAVAGAGVLPGAPEIHFPPVATLAGDYEMLFRPALYARTRLHYVHTKSGVDEWEDHVLLATVPDTTDFVTWEETALFHPEIEFIPNGPDTAYTREAIPDSAASRTSFSTWKKSLAEWIYRDFERTVWQCPELKLLSSPQETEGQFRVRVQQRYHEQRDTAMEKLRSRYAPRYARAQERIRKAEQRVDLQEAQYRQQQVSTAVDIGSTLLGALFGRRSGVSGIARRAATGVGKASRAMNERADVTRAQEDLRSAQEELVMLEEQFKDEVALLQSQFAVAPAIEAVAIKPRKTDLSVSDLALAWVPWAVPKDPGGEPRMLLE